The following are from one region of the Calypte anna isolate BGI_N300 chromosome 13, bCalAnn1_v1.p, whole genome shotgun sequence genome:
- the LOC103537165 gene encoding proteinase-activated receptor 3: MSQVVSSARVTLLLGCAWLGSATKFFPMGGKGRTLLPLSPQEEATCPGVSLEALLNSTLTTRVLPALYSLVLMLGLPANALACWVLVRNFRRCSSALFLLNLACADLLFVLLLPFKISYHLLGNHWLFGDYLCRVTVALFYGNMYSSILFLTCIGLERYISVVHPFLWKGSRWMRGKVGICVGIWLMVGLGVSPLLLHPQTKQIPSLNVTTCHDVLEKKEHMSLVYYFLFLVGLGFGLPFVLMIISYSCILARLVAKGRQYRRVVRVLLLVLLVFIVSFTPSNVLLFLHSMLEATGCHNITYIWYLLALPLSAFNNCFDPFIYFYVSRDFRGWVRDASRCCPGRVKTSSGRTWEKAALALRPSEESQL; encoded by the exons ATGTCCCAGGTGGTGTCTTCTGCCCGTGTCACcctcctgctgggctgtgcctggcTCGGCTCGGCCACCAAGTTCTTTCCAA TGGGTGGCAAGGGACGGACCTTGCTTCCCCTCAGTCCCCAGGAGGAAGCCACGTGCCCCGGGGTCTCTCTGGAAGCTTTACTCAACAGCACCCTCACCACCCGTGTCCTCCCTGCCCTCTACTCCCTGGTCCTGATGCTGGGGCTGCCGGCCAATGCTCTGGCCTGCTGGGTCCTGGTGAGGAACTTCAGGAGATGTTCCAGTgccctcttcctcctcaacctggCCTGTGCTGACCTGCTTTTtgtcctcctgctgcctttcaaGATCTCCTACCACCTTCTGGGCAACCACTGGCTCTTTGGGGACTACCTGTGCCGCGTCACCGTGGCTCTCTTCTACGGGAACATGTACAGCTCCATCCTCTTCCTCACTTGCATCGGCCTGGAGCGTTACATCTCCGTGGTGCACCCCTTCCTCTGGAAAGGCTCCAGGTGGATGCGGGGCAAGGTGGGGATCTGCGTGGGCATCTGGTTGATGGTGGGGCTGGGCGTCAGCCCTTTGCTTTTGCACCCCCAGACCAAACAAATCCCCAGCCTGAACGTCACGACGTGCCACGATGTCCTAGAGAAGAAAGAGCATATGTCCCTCGTCTACTATTTCCTCTTCCTGGTGGGGCTGGGCTTTGGTTTGCCCTTCGTGCTGATGATCATCTCCTACAGCTGCATCCTAGCCCGGCTGGTGGCCAAGGGGAGGCAGTACAGGCGGGTGGTGCGTGTCCTGCTCCTGGTCCTCCTGGTCTTCATCGTCAGCTTCACCCCCAGCAAcgtgctgcttttcctccacTCCATGCTGGAGGCCACGGGGTGTCACAACATCACCTACATCTGGTACCTTCTGGCCCTGCCACTCAGTGCCTTCAACAACTGCTTCGATCCCTTCATCTACTTCTACGTCTCCCGAGATTTCCGGGGCTGGGTGCGGGATGCCAGCAgatgctgcccagggagggtgaAGACCTCATCAGGGAGGACCTGGGAGAAGGCAGCCTTGGCTCTGAGGCCCAGCGAGGAGAGCCAGCTGTAG
- the FCHSD1 gene encoding F-BAR and double SH3 domains protein 1: MQPPPRKVKLTQEVRVHLLEQLSGLQGKQQRDTELLEDIRSYSKQRAAIDREYGQALQRLASQFVKRDWQRGRGEAGDSRSVASVWRGVIEGTAHAGQVRVTASESWRVLATEVTKTTRISKERMLKKGIERLQKAQAELLETMKELDKAKKQFTHLQRSSEVAKDKAADVEARLRKSDRRIFHTKASLQKLSAKVSARLAEHSRQLAGVQNEFGFALVSATAHLEHYQRVELPAAMQALDGDLYERLREHLSTASRTEVETCRATQEWFQGIEEASGRVSREQDLQLFLQEHPAFALPPQQPFQLAGVEKVSLLSPGDDGASLEKEARRWATRLARDRKNKAHCEEVLQHLEARRQQVPEAEVATLERGMEEVKENIRKAEVSRVKAEARLSLLRAAGLDVEAWLGGAVVRVGEEAPTGLDPGEFDDYEDSEEEEEEEEPGPATRTYPYTCRVIFGYQGCQADELAISQGEELEVIEDGDAEEWVKARNKAGQVGYVPEKYLLSLGGEQGSGGAGPPGPATLHRQLSSIMAAELVLEPGAWLVRALYDYEGQSPEELSFPEGAIIRVLPRAPGEVDDGFWTGDFDGRIGVFPSLVVEELTGAQGTAGQELPSPSPPPFSPPGLTPGASLAPSPYPETPLGGCRQEGTGSGQSSPDLAATRLRPLRAPPPPPSRTPEPDPDLHFS, encoded by the exons ATGCAGCCGCCGCCGCGCAAG GTGAAGCTGACCCAGGAGGTGCGGGTCCatctcctggagcagctctcgGGCCTGCAGGGCAAGCAGCAGCgggacacagagctgctggaggacatCAG GTCCTACAGCAAGCAGAGGGCTGCCATCGACAGGGAGTACGGGCAG gcCCTGCAGAGGTTGGCCAGCCAGTTTGTCAAGAGAGACTGGCAGCGGGGCCGTGGCGAGGCTGGAGACTCCAG GAGTGTGGCCTCTGTCTGGAGGGGTGTCATCGAGGGGACAGCACACGCCGGGCAGGTCCGTGTCACTGCCTCAGAGAGCTGGCGTGTTCTGGCCACCGAGGTCACCAAGACCACCCGCATCTCCAAGGAACGGATGCTCAAGAAG GGCATTGAGAGGCTGCAGAAagcccaggcagagctgctggagaccATGAAGGAGCTGGACAAGGCAAAGAAGCAGTTCACCCACCTCCAGAGGAGCAGCGAGGTGGCCAAGGACAAAGCAGCCGATGTGGAGGCTCG GCTCCGCAAGAGCGACCGGAGGATCTTCCACACCAAGGCCAGCTTGCAAAAGCTCAGTGCCAAGGTCAG CGCGCGGTTGGCCGAGCACTCCCGGCAGCTGGCTGGGGTGCAGAACGAGTTTGGCTTCGCCCTGGTCTCTGCCACTGCCCACCTGGAGCACTACCAGAGGGTGGAGCTGCCCGCTGCCATGCAG GCACTGGACGGGGACCTCTACGAGCGGCTGCGGGAGCACTTGTCCACGGCCAGCCGGACGGAGGTGGAGACCTGCAGGGCCACCCAGGAATGGTTCCAGGGCATTGAGGAGGCATCAGGGCGG GTCTCCCGGGAGCAGGacctccagctcttcctgcagGAGCATCCTGCCTTCGCcctgcctccccagcagcccttCCAGCTCGCTGGAGTGGAGAAG gtgtccctgctgtcccccgGGGACGATGGtgccagcctggagaaggaggcaCGGCGCTGGGCTACACGCCTGGCCCGGGACCGCAAGAACAAGGCTCACTGCgaggag gtgctgcagcatctggaggccaggaggcagcaggtcCCAGAGGCTGAGGTGGCGACGCTGGAGCGAGGGATGGAAGAGGTGAAGGAAAACATCCGGAAGGCTGAG GTCAGCCGGGTGAAGGCAGAGGccaggctgtccctgctgcGGGCAGCGGGGTTGGACGTGGAGGCTTGGCTGGGAGGGGCCGTGGTGAGGGTGGGCGAGGAGGCACCCACGGGGCTGGATCCAGGCGAGTTTGATGACTACGAGGACAgcgaggaggaggaagaggaggaggagcccGGCCCCGCCACCCGCACCTACCCCTACACCTGCAGGGTGATCTTCGGGTACCAG GGCTGCCAAGCAGACGAGCTGGCCATCAGCCAAGGCGAGGAGCTGGAGGTCATCGAGGATGGGGACGCGGAGGAGTGGGTGAAG GCTCGGAACAAAGCTGGCCAGGTTGGCTACGTCCCCGAAAAGTatctgctgtccctggggggCGAGCAGGGGTCTGGGGGGGCTGGCCCCCCGGGTCCCGCCACCCTGCACCGCCAGCTCTCCAGCATCATGGCTGCggagctggtgctggagcctggag cctgGCTGGTGCGAGCCCTGTACGACTACGAGGGGCAGAGCCCCGAGGAGCTGAGTTTCCCCGAGGGGGCCATCATCAGGGTGCTGCCCCGTGCCCCCGGGGAGGTGGACGATGGCTTCTGGACGGGGGACTTCGATGGCCGCATCGGTGTCTTCCCCTCTTTGGTGGTGGAGGAGCTCACGGGGGCTCAGGGGACAGCCGGGCAG gagctgccatcACCTTCCCCACCGCCCTTCTCCCCTCCGGGCCTCACGCCCGGGGCCAGCCTGGCCCCCAGCCCCTACCCTGAGACACCTCTGGGAG gctgcaggcaggaggggacaggcagCGGGCAGAGCTCTCCGGACCTGGCAGCCACCCGCCTCCGCCCG CTCCGTgcccccccaccaccccccagcAGAACCCCGGAGCCTGACCCCGACCTGCACTTCAGCTGA
- the RELL2 gene encoding RELT-like protein 2, producing the protein MSDQSSGEDGESDPQHSLYMVFLLVLVFFIMGLVGFLICHVLKKKGYRCRTFRDELDPDTKDVLAELQASEEEELNEDTVEKIVRCIIQNEANAEALKEMLGDDGDIPVPVPVPSLCPHRNSQDGGPPHHHTVHLGSTQAPCIHCTKRKRHPLHRQGRSKEGKGRMHPGETTVFSVGRFRVTHIGKKPSSQEQQEGPLPDGSREPSLEELSSERLQRDRAPNGTLPDGTLQNGDIQKGAPSGKSEREPSHSTPPAPKTPSSSSRGGSKGSGLADSLRAAGTAPGSGSHQRKLLRSHQVLGGSSPSIPGELGKEGTSICLEDIGLGSADEVSDIHGSLSLHEKVEELGRDDGSRKQPGAEDVGQKEPSRVLQDPGATV; encoded by the exons ATGTCAGACCAGAGCAGCGGCGAGGATGGGGAGTCAGACCCCCAGCACAGCTTGTATATGGTCTTCCTCCTCGTCCTGGTCTTCTTCATTATGGGGCTGGTGGGTTTCCTCATCTGTCACGTCCTGAAGAAGAAGGGTTACCGGTGCCGGACCTTCCGGGACGAGCTCGACCCAGATACCAAAGATGtgctggctgagctgcaggCCA gtgaagaggaggagctgaacGAGGACACCGTGGAGAAGATTGTGAGATGTATCATCCAAAATGAAG CAAACGCAGAGGCCCTCAAGGAGATGCTGGGGGATGATGGGGACATCCCAGTGCCAGTGCCAGTGCCCAG CCTCTGTCCTCACCGGAACAGCCAGGATGGGGGTCCCCCACATCACCACACGGTCCACCTGGGATCCACCCAGGCTCCCTGCATCCACTGCACCAAGAGGAAGAGGCACCCCCTGCATCGGCAAGGACGGTCCAAGGAAGGCAAGGGCAGGATGCACCCCGGAGAGACCACGGTCTTCTCAGTGGGCAG GTTTCGGGTCACACACATTGGGAAGAAACCCAgttcccaggagcagcaggaggggccCCTGCCCGATGGCAGCCGGGAGCCCagcctggaggagctgagcagcgAGCGGCTCCAGCGGGACCGGGCACCCAACGGGACTCTCCCTGATGGCACTCTGCAGAATGGAGACATCCAGAAAGGTGCCCCCAGTGGAAAAAGCGAGCGGGAACCCAGCCACTCCACCCCTCCAGCCCCCAAGACCCctagcagctccagcagagggGGCAGCAAAGGCTCCGGGCTGGCAGACTCGCTGCGAGCCGCTGGCACCGCTCCCGGGAGTGGGAGCCACCAGAGGAAGCTCCTGAGATCCCATCAAGTGTTGGGAGGGTCGAGTCCCAGCATCCCcggagagctggggaaggaaggaaccAGCATCTGCTTGGAGGACATCGGACTGGGCTCGGCAGATGAAGTTTCGGATATTCACGGGAGCCTGAGCCTGCACGAAAAGGTTGAGGAGTTGGGAAGAGATGATGGCAGCAGGAAACAGCCCGGAGCAGAGGACGTGGGGCAGAAG GAGCCCAGCAGAGTGCTGCAGGACCCAGGAGCCACCGTGTGA
- the HDAC3 gene encoding histone deacetylase 3, with translation MAKTVAYFYDPDVGNFHYGAGHPMKPHRLALTHSLVLHYGLYKKMIVFKPYQASQHDMCRFHSEDYIDFLQRVSPNNMQGFTKSLNAFNVGDDCPVFPGLFEFCSRYTGASLQGATQLNNKICDIAINWAGGLHHAKKFEASGFCYVNDIVIGILELLKYHPRVLYIDIDIHHGDGVQEAFYLTDRVMTVSFHKYGNYFFPGTGDMYEVGAESGRYYCLNVPLRDGIDDQSYKHLFQPVINQVVDYYQPTCIVLQCGADSLGCDRLGCFNLSIRGHGECVEYVKSFNIPLLVLGGGGYTVRNVARCWTYETSLLVDEAISEELPYSEYFEYFAPDFTLHPDVSTRIENQNSRQYLDQIRQTIFENLKMLNHAPSVQIHDVPSDLLSYDRTDEPDPEERGSEENYSRPEAANEFYDGDHDNDKESDVEI, from the exons ATGGCGAAGACCGTGGCCTATTTCTATGACCCGGACGTGGGGAACTTCCACTACG GTGCCGGGCACCCCATGAAGCCGCACCGCCTGGCCCTGACCCACAGCCTGGTCCTGCACTATGGGCTCTACAAGAAGATGATT GTCTTCAAACCCTACCAGGCCTCCCAGCACGACATGTGCCGCTTCCACTCCGAGGATTACATCGACTTCCTGCAGAGGGTCAGCCCCAACAACATGCAGGGCTTCACCAAGAGCCTCAATGCCTTCAACGTGGGGGATGACTG ccCAGTGTTTCCAGGCCTCTTTGAATTCTGCTCTCGTTACACTGGAGCCTCCCTGCAGGGAGCAACACAGCTGAACAACAAG aTCTGTGACATTGCTATAAACTGGGCAGGGGGCCTGCACCATGCCAAGAAGTTTGAG GCTTCTGGGTTCTGTTATGTCAACGACATCGTGATTGGCATCCTGGAGCTGCTCAA gTACCACCCCCGGGTCCTCTACATCGACATCGACATCCACCACGGGGACGGGGTGCAGGAGGCTTTCTACCTGACAGACCGTGTCATGACTGTGTCATTCCACAAATATGGAAACTACTTCTTCCCTGGCACAG GTGACATGTATGAGGTTGGTGCAGAGAGCGGGCGGTACTACTGCCTCAACGTGCCCCTACGGGATGGCATTGATGACCAGA GTTACAAACACCTCTTCCAGCCAGTCATCAACCAGGTGGTCGATTACTACCAGCCCACCTGCATCGTGCTGCAG tgtgGTGCTGATTCTCTGGGCTGCGACCGTTTGGGTTGTTTCAACCTCAGTATAAGAGGACATGG GGAGTGTGTGGAGTACGTCAAGAGCTTCAACATCCCCTTGCTGGTCCTGGGAGGAGGTGGCTACACCGTGCGCAACGTGGCACGATGCTG GACTTATGAGACGTCCTTGCTTGTAGATGAAGCCATCAGTGAAGAGCTCCCATACAGTG AGTACTTTGAATACTTTGCTCCAGACTTCACCCTTCATCCTGATGTCAGCACGAGGATTGAAAATCAGAACTCCAGGCAG TACTTGGATCAGATCAGGCAGACAATATTTGAGAACCTGAAGATGCTGAACCACGCTCCCAGTGTGCAGATCCACGATGTCCCCTCAGACCTGCTCAGCTACGACCGCACGGATGAGCCTGATCCAGAGGAGAgaggctctgaggagaactACAGCAG